A genomic window from Lactobacillus sp. ESL0677 includes:
- a CDS encoding DUF2568 domain-containing protein: MNFIKIITLSCRFLLECATVIGIFSGTFIKHDFLSKITFAAVEILISLVWSRYGAPHSPQALTGIAKLILEVIVYTLGSSCWVIIFGKSIGSIYSAIAVIDLILMYLLKIEQL; encoded by the coding sequence ATGAATTTTATCAAAATAATTACACTTAGCTGCCGCTTTTTATTAGAATGTGCAACAGTAATTGGCATCTTCAGCGGCACGTTTATTAAGCATGACTTTCTAAGCAAAATTACCTTTGCCGCAGTAGAAATCCTTATTTCCTTAGTCTGGTCGCGCTACGGCGCACCACACTCACCTCAAGCCCTGACTGGTATTGCCAAACTAATACTAGAAGTCATTGTTTATACCCTTGGCAGTAGCTGTTGGGTCATCATCTTTGGTAAATCCATTGGCAGCATCTATTCTGCAATTGCAGTAATTGACCTGATCTTAATGTACCTACTCAAAATTGAACAACTCTAA
- a CDS encoding RNA-binding S4 domain-containing protein, whose amino-acid sequence MRIDKFLKVSRLVKRRPIAKEMADQGRIKVNDRVVKSSYDVKVGDIIEVGYGSRQVKAKVCAIRETTKKAEASELYELID is encoded by the coding sequence ATGCGAATTGATAAATTTTTAAAAGTTTCGCGGTTGGTTAAGAGACGGCCAATTGCTAAAGAAATGGCGGATCAAGGACGAATTAAGGTTAATGACCGAGTTGTTAAGTCCAGCTATGATGTGAAGGTCGGGGACATTATTGAGGTCGGTTATGGTTCACGGCAAGTTAAGGCCAAGGTATGTGCTATCCGTGAAACTACTAAAAAGGCAGAAGCAAGCGAGCTTTATGAACTAATTGATTAA
- the lysS gene encoding lysine--tRNA ligase: MAKNEMNDQLIVRRQKLAELREHGIEPYGMRRFERQDLAQTLNEKYHADDKDELNEDMPKTRVAGRMLAKRGKGKVGFADLYDRTGKIQIYVRKDMVGEDNYQIFKKSDIGDFLGIDGEVMKTDTGELTIRATHVTFLSKALRPLPDKFHGLKDVEQIYRQRYLDLITNHDSYMRFVHRSQIIQAIRDYLNKQDFLEVETPVLHDIPGGAEARPFVTHHNALDIDLYMRIALELPLKRLMVGDMERVYEIGRVFRNEGIDTHHNPEFTELETYCAYFDFHDVMDEAEGIIRAAAEVVSPDGKVTYQGTEIDLGKPYRRVHMVDLIKEKTGVDFWKKMSVEEAIKIAEDHGIKVESFWKVGHIINAFFEKYCEETIVDPTFVYGHPVEISPLAKKNADDPRFTDRFEIYIMGEEYGNAFSELNDPIDQRERFEAQMAEREAGNDEADLIDEDYLRAMEYGMPPTGGLGIGIDRLVMLLTDAPAIRDVLLFPTMRPEKVEDVDREVQEDLKKKAKNNSAK; encoded by the coding sequence TTGGCAAAGAATGAAATGAATGATCAGTTGATCGTTCGTCGCCAAAAGTTGGCAGAATTACGTGAACATGGCATTGAGCCATATGGCATGAGAAGATTTGAGCGGCAAGATTTAGCGCAAACTTTAAATGAAAAGTATCACGCTGATGATAAGGATGAGTTAAACGAAGATATGCCTAAAACCAGGGTAGCAGGTAGAATGCTTGCTAAGCGTGGTAAGGGTAAAGTTGGTTTTGCTGATCTTTATGACCGTACTGGTAAGATTCAGATTTATGTTAGAAAAGATATGGTTGGCGAAGACAACTACCAAATTTTTAAAAAGTCAGATATTGGTGACTTCTTAGGAATTGATGGTGAAGTCATGAAGACTGACACAGGTGAGCTGACTATTCGGGCAACCCATGTGACTTTCTTGTCCAAGGCTTTACGACCACTTCCTGATAAGTTTCACGGCTTAAAGGATGTTGAACAGATTTATCGGCAACGTTATCTTGATTTGATTACCAATCATGATAGTTACATGCGTTTTGTTCACCGCAGTCAAATTATTCAAGCCATTCGTGATTATCTTAATAAACAAGACTTTTTGGAAGTTGAAACTCCAGTCTTACACGATATTCCTGGTGGTGCAGAAGCACGGCCATTCGTAACCCACCATAATGCACTTGACATTGACCTTTATATGCGGATTGCCTTGGAATTGCCACTTAAGCGGTTAATGGTTGGGGACATGGAACGAGTTTATGAAATCGGCCGTGTCTTCAGAAATGAAGGTATTGATACGCACCATAACCCAGAATTTACAGAACTGGAAACTTATTGTGCCTACTTTGACTTCCACGATGTAATGGATGAAGCAGAAGGCATTATTCGGGCCGCTGCTGAAGTTGTTTCACCAGATGGTAAAGTTACCTACCAAGGTACAGAAATTGATTTAGGCAAGCCGTATCGTCGTGTACACATGGTTGACTTAATTAAGGAAAAGACTGGCGTTGACTTCTGGAAGAAGATGAGCGTTGAAGAAGCAATCAAGATTGCTGAAGATCACGGCATTAAGGTTGAAAGCTTCTGGAAAGTTGGTCACATCATTAATGCTTTCTTTGAAAAGTATTGTGAAGAAACCATTGTTGACCCCACCTTTGTTTATGGTCACCCGGTTGAAATTTCACCATTGGCTAAGAAAAATGCTGACGATCCGCGTTTCACTGACCGGTTTGAAATTTATATTATGGGTGAGGAGTACGGTAACGCCTTTTCCGAATTAAATGATCCAATTGATCAACGCGAGCGTTTTGAAGCACAAATGGCTGAACGTGAAGCTGGTAATGATGAAGCTGATTTGATTGATGAAGATTATCTGCGGGCAATGGAATACGGTATGCCGCCAACAGGTGGACTTGGAATTGGAATTGACCGGTTGGTAATGCTCTTAACGGATGCGCCAGCAATTAGGGATGTTTTGTTGTTCCCAACCATGCGTCCAGAAAAAGTTGAAGACGTTGACCGTGAAGTTCAAGAAGATTTAAAGAAAAAAGCAAAAAATAATTCTGCAAAATAA
- a CDS encoding S1 RNA-binding domain-containing protein, giving the protein MKYQVGQRITGVVNNITDLGIFVSLPKRHSGLIHHSDFGNNWDRERHNYRVGQSVRVVIIHNFKGKIGLSKMRVNDPTIVDHTNQFSSVKKGDFLDVLTKTVTDAEAEIKKLHQELINYGD; this is encoded by the coding sequence ATGAAATATCAAGTAGGACAACGGATAACTGGTGTAGTTAATAATATAACCGATCTAGGCATTTTTGTGTCATTGCCTAAACGGCATTCAGGGTTAATACACCACAGTGATTTTGGCAATAATTGGGATCGTGAGCGGCATAATTATCGCGTTGGTCAGAGCGTTCGCGTGGTAATTATTCACAATTTTAAAGGGAAAATTGGTTTATCGAAGATGCGGGTTAATGACCCGACAATTGTTGATCATACTAACCAGTTTTCTTCTGTAAAAAAGGGCGATTTTTTAGATGTACTGACTAAAACAGTCACGGACGCAGAAGCTGAAATTAAAAAATTGCATCAAGAACTAATAAATTATGGCGACTGA
- the hslO gene encoding Hsp33 family molecular chaperone HslO: MSDYLIKAIDKTKNLRLLTVTAKDLVQEAQTRHDTWSASSAVLGRTLVAGVLLAGAELTDQEELTVRLLGNGPVGPTIVTAQSDLTVKGYVKNPHIALPPRADGHIDVKKAVGQGWLEITKDLGLKEPYTGQVPIVSGEIAEDVAYYLTKSEQIPSAVGLSVFVNPNNTIGEAGGFMLQALPGASDSLITKTIKHIDDLPALSTSFLAGMTPEDLARKILGTDCKILAKEPVAFKCDCSKGKYADILETLKVEQLQSMIAEDHGAELTCSFCGNKYHYTEAELKDILAKKKEDKEY, translated from the coding sequence ATGAGCGATTATTTAATTAAGGCAATTGATAAAACAAAAAATTTACGGTTATTAACGGTAACGGCTAAGGATTTAGTCCAAGAAGCTCAGACCAGACATGATACTTGGTCAGCGTCTTCTGCTGTTTTAGGGCGGACCTTAGTTGCTGGTGTCTTATTAGCGGGAGCCGAATTGACTGATCAGGAAGAATTGACGGTGCGCTTACTTGGCAATGGCCCAGTTGGTCCAACAATAGTTACGGCCCAGTCTGACTTAACAGTCAAAGGTTATGTAAAAAATCCGCACATTGCTTTGCCACCACGTGCTGATGGTCATATCGATGTTAAAAAGGCTGTTGGTCAAGGCTGGTTAGAAATCACAAAAGACTTGGGCTTAAAGGAACCATACACGGGTCAAGTGCCAATTGTGTCTGGTGAAATTGCCGAGGACGTTGCTTACTACCTCACTAAGTCAGAACAAATTCCGTCAGCAGTTGGTTTGTCAGTTTTTGTTAATCCGAATAATACAATCGGTGAAGCTGGTGGCTTTATGCTGCAAGCTTTGCCGGGAGCTAGTGACAGTTTGATTACCAAGACGATTAAGCATATTGATGATTTGCCAGCGCTGTCAACTTCATTTTTGGCGGGGATGACACCCGAAGACTTGGCTCGCAAGATTTTAGGAACTGACTGCAAGATTTTGGCAAAAGAACCGGTAGCTTTTAAGTGTGATTGCTCAAAGGGAAAATATGCTGATATTTTGGAAACCCTTAAGGTTGAGCAATTACAGTCGATGATTGCCGAGGATCATGGTGCTGAATTAACCTGCAGCTTCTGCGGGAATAAGTATCACTATACGGAAGCTGAATTAAAGGATATTTTGGCAAAGAAAAAAGAAGACAAAGAATATTAA
- the dusB gene encoding tRNA dihydrouridine synthase DusB, with product MDNSWKIRDITIPNRVVVAPMAGVSNSAFRMICKEFGAGMVVCEMISDHGIIYRNKKTMSMMKVDPREHPMSIQIFGGTEETLLQAAQYIDQHTDADIIDINMGCPVPKITKTDAGSKWLLDSNKIYQMVHAVVQNVSKPVSVKMRIGWDRKHIFAVENALAAQEAGASMIAMHGRTRKQMYQGHADWETLHDVAQVLDVPFVANGDIATPELAEKALKEIGSTAVMVGRAALGNPWILKDMTHYLATGERLTPQTVREKVATAKHQLQGLVDLKGEKIAVPEFRQQAAYYLKGVPRSARTRAKINEVWTAQEVYDLLDNFVEDYEKRQAQKTARRG from the coding sequence GTGGATAATAGTTGGAAGATTCGCGATATTACCATTCCTAATCGTGTGGTTGTTGCACCGATGGCTGGAGTTTCAAATTCGGCATTTCGGATGATTTGTAAAGAATTTGGCGCTGGAATGGTTGTTTGCGAGATGATTTCTGATCATGGAATCATTTATCGAAATAAAAAAACAATGTCGATGATGAAGGTTGATCCGCGTGAACACCCAATGAGTATTCAGATTTTTGGGGGAACTGAAGAGACATTACTGCAGGCGGCGCAGTACATTGACCAGCATACCGATGCTGATATCATTGATATTAATATGGGTTGTCCAGTACCCAAAATCACAAAAACGGATGCCGGTTCTAAATGGTTGCTTGATTCGAACAAGATTTATCAAATGGTGCATGCAGTTGTCCAAAACGTGTCAAAACCTGTGAGTGTTAAGATGCGCATTGGCTGGGATCGTAAGCATATTTTTGCTGTAGAGAATGCACTAGCGGCTCAAGAAGCTGGTGCCAGCATGATAGCAATGCATGGTAGAACACGCAAACAGATGTATCAGGGACATGCGGACTGGGAAACGTTGCATGATGTTGCCCAAGTGCTTGATGTGCCATTTGTTGCTAACGGTGACATTGCAACACCGGAATTAGCTGAAAAGGCATTAAAGGAAATTGGCTCAACAGCAGTAATGGTTGGTCGGGCCGCCTTGGGTAATCCGTGGATTTTGAAAGATATGACCCATTATTTGGCAACCGGTGAGCGCCTAACACCGCAAACTGTGCGCGAAAAGGTAGCAACTGCCAAACACCAATTGCAAGGCTTGGTTGACTTAAAGGGTGAAAAAATTGCGGTACCTGAGTTTAGACAGCAGGCTGCTTATTATTTGAAGGGCGTTCCCCGTTCAGCACGAACCCGTGCTAAAATAAATGAGGTATGGACAGCACAAGAAGTTTACGACTTGCTGGATAATTTTGTTGAAGATTATGAGAAGCGTCAAGCACAAAAAACAGCTCGGCGTGGTTAA
- a CDS encoding septum formation initiator family protein, giving the protein MKGPRIYNSLSPEERMARLRRKQEKREREVHRVRRNRIIAVFVIIFVFLGVQIAVTHAQTSRINSQVQASKKSLSTINKEKQALSAKRDDLKDPDYVAKLVRFKFLYSKPNETIYNIPEEKDNN; this is encoded by the coding sequence ATGAAAGGACCACGTATTTATAATTCGCTTAGTCCAGAAGAGCGAATGGCGCGTTTAAGGCGTAAACAGGAAAAAAGAGAACGAGAAGTGCACCGCGTACGGCGTAACCGGATAATTGCCGTTTTTGTAATTATCTTTGTCTTTTTGGGTGTGCAGATTGCAGTTACGCACGCGCAGACTAGTCGGATTAACAGTCAGGTGCAGGCTTCTAAAAAGTCGCTTAGTACGATTAATAAGGAAAAGCAAGCTCTGTCTGCAAAACGTGATGACCTCAAAGATCCGGATTACGTTGCTAAACTGGTGCGGTTCAAATTTTTATATTCTAAACCTAATGAAACAATCTACAATATTCCAGAAGAAAAAGATAATAATTAA
- the ftsH gene encoding ATP-dependent zinc metalloprotease FtsH codes for MKNNRNRLLSNGLFYIVVFLLLLGGINWALGGSDNSGGSENISYSEFVKDLRQGKVKNFNVQPANGVYTVSGSYKTAQGSKGQSKNSFDFFSGNSGAQVTRFSTTMLQNDSSVANVQDLAQKSDTKMTTQGESQSGNWISTIVMLVPTVLFIVMMWMMISQAGGGGRGGSGGGIMNFGRSHVKPEDPKKNKVRFSDVAGEEEEKQELVEVVEFLKNPAKFTKLGAKIPSGVLLEGPPGTGKTLLARAVAGEANVPFFSISGSDFVEMFVGVGASRVRDLFTNAKKNAPSIIFIDEIDAIGRRRGSNASGGGNDEREQTLNQLLVEMDGFEGNEGVIVIAATNRSDVLDPALLRPGRFDRKVLVGTPDVRGREAILRVHAKNMPLAADVDLKEIARQTPGFVGADLANLLNEAALLAARRNGTEITASDLDEAEDRVIAGPAKKNSMISKKERERVAFHEAGHSICGLVLSDSRTVRKVTIVPHGRTGGYNLMLPKDDQFLLTKKQLMEQIVGLMGGRAGEEVVVGDQSTGASNDFEQATQIAHSMVVNYGMTDSLGMVELEKEGETNPYGFKPYSEATSAKIDEAVKELLDEAHAKAVEIVKDNRDKHRVIAEALLKYETLDEKQIMSLYTTGKMPEKMPEYPSESKALTYEEAKAAAEKKENHKATITAEKETEDKDSKHVHSEEVVETPLEKNEEVGEQNPENPEKTHETDTDSSSKDHDHSSDDQQD; via the coding sequence ATGAAGAATAACCGGAATCGGCTGCTATCGAATGGCCTGTTCTATATAGTTGTTTTCCTTCTATTATTGGGAGGTATCAACTGGGCTCTTGGCGGCTCTGATAATTCTGGTGGCAGTGAAAATATTAGCTACTCTGAATTTGTCAAAGACTTGCGTCAAGGCAAAGTTAAAAACTTTAATGTTCAGCCTGCTAACGGGGTTTATACTGTTTCAGGCAGTTATAAGACAGCACAAGGAAGTAAGGGCCAATCGAAAAACAGTTTTGACTTCTTTAGTGGTAATTCGGGCGCACAAGTAACACGATTTTCAACTACAATGCTGCAGAATGATTCAAGTGTCGCTAATGTTCAGGATTTAGCTCAAAAAAGCGATACGAAGATGACAACTCAGGGAGAGTCGCAATCAGGCAATTGGATTTCAACAATTGTGATGTTAGTGCCGACTGTCTTGTTTATTGTCATGATGTGGATGATGATTAGTCAGGCCGGTGGCGGTGGCCGTGGCGGTTCAGGCGGCGGCATAATGAACTTTGGTCGTTCACACGTTAAGCCTGAAGATCCTAAAAAGAATAAGGTTCGCTTCTCCGATGTTGCTGGTGAAGAGGAAGAAAAGCAGGAATTAGTTGAAGTCGTTGAATTCTTAAAGAATCCAGCTAAATTTACTAAACTTGGTGCCAAAATTCCGTCAGGTGTCTTGCTTGAAGGTCCTCCGGGTACCGGTAAGACTTTGCTTGCACGCGCTGTTGCCGGTGAAGCCAACGTACCATTCTTCTCAATTTCTGGTTCCGACTTCGTAGAAATGTTTGTCGGTGTCGGTGCTAGTCGAGTTCGTGATTTGTTTACCAATGCCAAGAAAAACGCACCAAGTATTATCTTTATTGATGAAATTGATGCTATCGGACGTCGACGTGGCAGTAATGCCAGCGGCGGTGGTAATGATGAACGTGAACAGACCTTGAACCAATTATTGGTTGAAATGGACGGCTTCGAAGGTAACGAAGGAGTTATCGTAATTGCCGCAACTAACCGGTCTGATGTCTTGGATCCAGCGTTGCTGCGTCCAGGTCGGTTTGACCGTAAAGTCTTGGTTGGCACACCTGATGTTCGTGGTCGTGAAGCTATTTTACGGGTTCATGCCAAGAACATGCCATTAGCTGCTGACGTTGACTTAAAGGAAATTGCTCGTCAGACCCCAGGATTTGTTGGTGCTGACCTTGCTAACCTTCTAAATGAAGCTGCATTGCTTGCAGCTCGGCGTAATGGTACTGAAATTACTGCCTCTGATCTTGATGAAGCTGAAGACCGAGTAATTGCTGGACCAGCTAAGAAGAACAGCATGATTTCTAAGAAAGAACGCGAACGTGTTGCTTTCCACGAGGCAGGTCACTCAATCTGTGGGTTGGTCTTAAGTGATTCACGGACTGTTCGCAAGGTTACGATTGTTCCTCATGGTCGCACTGGTGGTTATAATTTAATGTTGCCAAAGGATGACCAATTCTTATTAACCAAAAAGCAATTAATGGAACAAATTGTTGGGCTAATGGGCGGTCGTGCTGGCGAAGAAGTTGTTGTTGGTGACCAATCAACGGGTGCTTCTAACGACTTTGAACAAGCAACACAAATTGCTCACAGTATGGTTGTTAATTATGGGATGACCGATTCGTTAGGAATGGTTGAGCTTGAAAAAGAAGGCGAGACTAATCCTTACGGCTTTAAGCCATACAGTGAAGCAACTTCGGCTAAGATTGACGAGGCTGTTAAAGAACTTCTTGATGAGGCTCACGCCAAGGCTGTGGAAATTGTCAAGGATAACCGCGACAAGCACCGGGTAATTGCTGAAGCGTTGCTGAAGTATGAAACTTTAGACGAAAAGCAGATTATGTCACTGTATACAACGGGTAAGATGCCAGAAAAGATGCCAGAATACCCAAGTGAGTCTAAGGCTTTGACTTATGAAGAAGCTAAGGCAGCTGCTGAAAAGAAAGAAAACCATAAGGCAACTATTACTGCCGAAAAGGAAACCGAAGATAAAGATAGTAAACATGTTCATTCTGAAGAAGTAGTCGAAACTCCTTTAGAGAAGAATGAGGAAGTGGGAGAGCAAAATCCGGAAAATCCAGAGAAGACTCATGAAACTGATACCGATTCTTCATCTAAGGATCACGATCATTCTTCTGATGATCAACAAGATTAA
- a CDS encoding histidine phosphatase family protein, whose translation MLNVYIVRHGETDTNKSLKINGSATDLPLNETGIKQVEALRDSFDISQIDCVYASPLTRAKQTAEIIDRGQHQIILDDRLKEMNYGNWDGKDALEIKQKFPQAFDELGYFTEDYSDYCSGESYQHLADRLMDFWHDLVQKHENESVLLVFHGTASRSLVQNVLGIPHISLVGEAQNAGVINFSVDDRSKKAFLRYYNRVAPSNFFIAK comes from the coding sequence ATGTTAAATGTCTATATTGTGCGTCACGGTGAAACCGATACAAATAAAAGCCTGAAAATTAATGGTTCTGCTACTGACTTGCCACTTAATGAAACTGGTATTAAGCAAGTTGAAGCCTTGCGCGACAGTTTTGATATTAGTCAGATTGATTGTGTTTATGCCAGTCCACTTACAAGAGCAAAGCAAACGGCTGAAATTATCGATCGCGGTCAGCACCAAATTATTCTTGACGACCGCTTAAAAGAAATGAATTATGGCAATTGGGATGGCAAAGATGCGCTTGAAATTAAGCAAAAATTTCCCCAAGCTTTTGATGAATTAGGATATTTTACAGAAGATTACAGTGACTATTGCAGCGGCGAGAGCTATCAACATTTAGCTGACCGGTTGATGGACTTTTGGCATGATTTAGTGCAAAAACATGAAAATGAATCGGTGCTGCTTGTATTTCATGGGACTGCTTCACGTTCTCTAGTTCAAAATGTATTAGGGATTCCACATATTTCCTTAGTTGGTGAGGCGCAAAATGCTGGTGTGATTAACTTCTCAGTTGATGATCGCAGCAAAAAAGCCTTCTTGCGTTATTACAACCGGGTAGCTCCTAGCAATTTCTTTATTGCAAAATAA
- the tilS gene encoding tRNA lysidine(34) synthetase TilS, translating to MATEIADFFKQNNLPLANKTLVVATSGGPDSMALLAMINAVQAKYQLKIIAAHLDHQLRSDSKREAEVIEQYCRDRQIKVINTVWPIQLHPRKGIEAAARDFRYSFLLKVMQQEHGDYLLTAHHCDDLLENILLKFIRSGNPNEMNSLTAVGQRQGIKLLRPLLTYNKDELLLYDGRHQVPFVQDTTNAEDDVLRNRLRHHVVPLLKQENPVIGHNALRYSEQMNVLTTLAKRAFAAVAPPEQILSFAYRQNQAELAAFSSQEQIVYWQNFIWRTWHVRVNEKLAGFELINYQKYWYIMPVKLPSRPQATAVKLDVEFNWGSRHLMVSQTYDAAGQLVGQFKAQIAAQLLACSLPQGVKLLLKNGHHVKSKKKFAQNGIPAILRPYCLTLVANKRVLFVENAYSNQETGFNADQYYVYNIK from the coding sequence ATGGCGACTGAGATTGCAGACTTTTTTAAGCAAAATAATTTGCCGTTAGCTAACAAGACATTGGTGGTAGCCACCAGTGGCGGTCCGGACTCAATGGCGCTGCTTGCCATGATTAACGCCGTGCAGGCAAAATATCAGCTGAAAATAATCGCGGCTCACTTGGATCACCAATTGCGATCTGATTCTAAAAGGGAAGCTGAAGTGATTGAGCAGTATTGTCGCGACAGACAGATTAAAGTGATTAATACTGTTTGGCCAATTCAACTACACCCGCGAAAAGGAATAGAAGCAGCCGCGCGTGATTTTCGCTATTCTTTTTTGTTAAAAGTAATGCAGCAAGAGCACGGCGATTATCTGCTAACGGCTCATCATTGTGATGACTTGCTGGAGAATATTTTGTTAAAATTTATTCGCTCTGGTAATCCTAACGAAATGAATAGTTTAACGGCGGTTGGTCAGCGGCAAGGAATTAAATTATTGCGGCCATTGCTGACCTATAATAAGGATGAACTGCTTTTATATGATGGCAGACATCAGGTGCCTTTTGTTCAGGACACTACGAATGCGGAAGATGATGTTTTACGCAATCGCCTGCGGCATCATGTTGTGCCGCTGTTAAAACAGGAGAATCCGGTAATTGGTCATAATGCTTTGCGTTATAGTGAACAAATGAACGTCTTAACTACCCTTGCGAAAAGAGCATTTGCGGCAGTTGCTCCGCCTGAACAAATACTGAGTTTTGCCTACCGGCAAAATCAGGCTGAGCTTGCCGCGTTTTCTAGTCAGGAACAGATTGTTTATTGGCAGAACTTTATTTGGCGGACGTGGCATGTTCGGGTCAACGAAAAATTGGCGGGCTTTGAATTAATTAATTATCAAAAATATTGGTACATCATGCCTGTTAAGTTGCCATCACGCCCGCAGGCAACGGCAGTTAAATTGGATGTCGAATTTAACTGGGGATCGCGCCACTTAATGGTTAGTCAAACTTACGATGCAGCTGGTCAATTAGTGGGGCAGTTTAAGGCGCAGATTGCCGCACAATTACTAGCTTGCTCTTTACCACAAGGGGTAAAATTGCTTTTGAAAAATGGTCACCATGTCAAAAGTAAGAAAAAGTTCGCTCAAAACGGCATTCCTGCAATATTGCGACCCTACTGCTTAACTTTAGTTGCCAATAAGCGGGTCTTGTTTGTCGAAAATGCATACAGTAATCAAGAAACTGGTTTTAACGCAGACCAATATTATGTTTATAACATTAAATGA